From the genome of Anabaena sphaerica FACHB-251, one region includes:
- a CDS encoding response regulator gives MNKILIVEPEPTLLNLIAELLHLHGLMPITAASCEQGYELTKLEKPDVILCGHSSRYFNSYENCWEFITKLHQDLETADIPFIFMAGSALETIPNWQNYVRYQDILFKPFKVQVLLEKIYTQLQSSQNK, from the coding sequence ATGAACAAGATTCTAATAGTTGAACCTGAACCTACGCTATTAAATCTTATAGCAGAATTACTTCATCTACATGGATTAATGCCAATTACTGCGGCATCTTGTGAACAAGGATATGAGTTAACTAAACTCGAAAAACCTGATGTAATTTTGTGTGGTCATTCAAGTCGCTATTTCAATAGCTATGAAAATTGCTGGGAATTTATCACAAAACTTCACCAAGATTTAGAAACGGCAGATATTCCCTTTATCTTCATGGCGGGATCTGCTTTAGAAACAATTCCCAACTGGCAGAATTACGTGAGATACCAAGATATTTTATTTAAACCATTTAAAGTTCAAGTTTTGCTGGAAAAAATCTATACTCAGTTGCAATCTTCCCAAAACAAATAA